One part of the Bacteroidota bacterium genome encodes these proteins:
- a CDS encoding T9SS type A sorting domain-containing protein produces MKKILQTTFAFMLFITSSVFAQQNLTCALENAIMNARAKNPNYDQQMAEQEKLRAEWKTKYNNSTHAVVTVPVVVHVVWNTAQQNVSDSQIVSQINVLNLDFRRMNSDAVNTPLAFQTIAVDPQIEFCLAQSDPNGNSTNGITRTQTTKTDFGTPLLFSGDTSIWYTSLGGQDPWDTSKYCNIWVCPLGSFLGGLGFWPGGTSLIKGSKDGVLINYNAFGTMGSAVAPYNLGRTTTHEVGHYLNLHHLWGDTNNNSGCTYSDYCNDTPTQVQATQGACPTFPKTDGCTTGGNGITWMDFMDYTNDNCRNMFTADQSARMNICLAGARASLLSSGVCTPTSVNEISFSNDVNVFPNPTSGQFTVGSSQFAINKIEVYNSLGQIVLKQNTNSKQETVNLNAAKGVYSVKIYSGDNSVVKKMIIQ; encoded by the coding sequence ATGAAAAAAATTTTACAAACAACTTTCGCGTTCATGCTGTTCATTACTTCATCCGTTTTCGCGCAGCAAAATCTTACCTGCGCACTGGAAAATGCAATCATGAACGCGCGCGCGAAAAATCCAAACTACGACCAACAAATGGCGGAACAGGAAAAACTCCGCGCTGAATGGAAAACAAAATATAACAACAGCACTCATGCGGTTGTTACAGTTCCTGTGGTGGTGCATGTGGTGTGGAATACTGCTCAGCAAAATGTTTCCGATTCTCAAATCGTTTCGCAGATAAATGTGCTGAATCTGGATTTCCGCAGGATGAATTCAGACGCGGTGAATACTCCGCTTGCATTTCAGACCATTGCTGTTGACCCTCAAATTGAATTTTGTTTAGCGCAATCTGACCCGAATGGAAATTCCACAAACGGAATCACGCGCACGCAAACTACCAAAACTGATTTCGGCACACCGCTTTTATTTTCCGGTGATACTTCTATATGGTACACTTCACTTGGCGGACAGGATCCGTGGGATACTTCTAAATATTGTAACATCTGGGTTTGTCCGCTTGGTTCTTTTCTTGGCGGTCTCGGTTTCTGGCCTGGCGGAACTTCTCTCATCAAAGGTTCAAAGGATGGTGTGCTGATTAATTACAATGCTTTCGGAACGATGGGCTCTGCCGTTGCTCCATATAATTTAGGAAGAACAACTACACACGAAGTCGGGCACTATCTGAATTTGCATCACTTGTGGGGAGACACAAATAATAATTCCGGATGCACTTACAGCGATTACTGCAATGACACACCCACACAAGTTCAGGCAACGCAAGGCGCATGTCCGACCTTTCCGAAAACCGATGGATGCACTACAGGCGGCAATGGAATCACATGGATGGATTTCATGGATTACACAAATGATAATTGCCGGAATATGTTTACAGCCGACCAGTCAGCGCGTATGAATATATGCCTTGCCGGAGCGCGCGCAAGTTTGCTTTCATCAGGAGTTTGCACACCAACAAGTGTGAATGAAATTTCATTCAGCAATGATGTGAATGTTTTTCCAAATCCAACATCTGGTCAGTTTACAGTTGGCAGTTCGCAGTTTGCAATTAATAAAATAGAAGTTTATAATTCTCTCGGACAAATTGTATTGAAACAAAACACAAACAGCAAACAGGAAACTGTAAACCTGAACGCAGCGAAAGGAGTTTATTCAGTGAAAATATATTCAGGAGATAATTCAGTTGTGAAGAAGATGATTATTCAGTAG